From the Desulfonispora thiosulfatigenes DSM 11270 genome, one window contains:
- the rpoD gene encoding RNA polymerase sigma factor RpoD, which yields MNKEMKVETVKELIVKGKKNGSLTYKEIMDALQGVELNPDQIDDIYEQFSTMGIEVVGKEEAQEDKDSTDKEDDEDEEEVELDLSVPEGIGIDDPVRMYLKEIGRVPLLTAEKEVKLALLMEEGDEAAKRELCEANLRLVVSIAKRYVGRGMLFLDLIQEGNLGLIKAVEKFDYRKGFKFSTYATWWIRQAITRAIADQARTIRIPVHMVETINKLIRISRHLLQELGREPTPEEISVEMEIPVERVREILKIAQEPVSLETPIGEEEDSHLGDFIEDEDAPAPAEAASYILLREQLEGVLDSLTPREEKVLRLRFGLDDGRSRTLEEVGQEFGVTRERIRQIEAKALRKLRHPSRSRKLKDYLD from the coding sequence ATGAACAAAGAAATGAAAGTAGAAACGGTAAAAGAACTTATTGTAAAAGGTAAAAAAAATGGAAGTCTTACTTACAAGGAAATCATGGATGCTTTACAAGGAGTAGAATTAAATCCTGACCAAATAGATGATATCTATGAACAATTTTCGACTATGGGTATAGAAGTAGTAGGTAAGGAAGAAGCACAAGAAGATAAAGACTCGACAGATAAAGAAGATGACGAAGACGAAGAAGAGGTCGAATTAGATTTATCTGTCCCTGAAGGTATTGGCATTGATGATCCAGTAAGAATGTACTTAAAGGAAATTGGTAGAGTACCTTTATTGACCGCAGAAAAAGAAGTAAAGCTTGCTCTTTTAATGGAAGAAGGAGACGAAGCAGCTAAAAGGGAATTATGTGAAGCAAACTTAAGGCTAGTTGTTAGTATAGCTAAAAGATATGTAGGGCGCGGTATGTTGTTTTTAGATTTAATTCAAGAAGGTAATCTTGGCCTCATAAAAGCTGTAGAAAAGTTTGATTATCGTAAAGGTTTTAAGTTTAGTACTTATGCAACTTGGTGGATCAGGCAAGCTATAACTAGAGCTATCGCTGACCAAGCACGTACTATTCGGATACCTGTTCATATGGTAGAAACGATTAATAAACTTATTCGTATATCTCGTCATCTTTTGCAAGAACTTGGTAGAGAACCAACTCCTGAAGAGATTTCAGTAGAAATGGAAATACCTGTGGAAAGAGTTAGAGAAATACTGAAAATTGCTCAAGAACCAGTTTCTTTAGAGACTCCAATTGGTGAAGAAGAAGATAGTCATCTTGGTGATTTTATTGAAGATGAAGACGCACCAGCACCAGCTGAAGCAGCATCATACATTCTTTTAAGAGAACAATTAGAAGGTGTATTAGATTCTTTAACTCCAAGAGAAGAAAAGGTATTAAGACTACGTTTTGGTTTAGATGACGGACGTTCAAGGACATTAGAGGAAGTTGGTCAAGAATTTGGGGTTACGAGAGAAAGAATTAGACAAATTGAAGCCAAGGCTTTAAGAAAACTAAGACATCCTAGTAGAAGCCGTAAATTAAAAGATTATTTAGATTAA
- a CDS encoding YaiI/YqxD family protein, which yields MNIYVDADACPVKDIIIDLGQKYKVKVVIVCSISHYSKALENVESIIVDNVPQAADMAIINKIKENDIVITQDYGLASIALAKKCKVLHHTGKPYTNENIDNLLLNRHISSKIRRAGGKTKGPKAFTEVDRERFRMALSGLLDKK from the coding sequence ATGAATATTTATGTAGATGCTGATGCTTGTCCTGTAAAAGACATTATTATTGATCTTGGACAAAAGTATAAGGTAAAGGTTGTTATCGTGTGTAGTATTAGTCATTATTCTAAGGCACTTGAAAATGTTGAAAGTATTATTGTTGATAATGTTCCTCAAGCTGCTGATATGGCTATTATTAATAAAATTAAAGAAAATGATATTGTCATTACCCAGGATTACGGGTTAGCTTCTATTGCTTTAGCTAAGAAATGTAAAGTGCTGCATCATACAGGTAAACCATATACAAATGAAAATATTGACAATTTATTATTAAACAGGCATATTTCAAGTAAAATCAGAAGAGCTGGAGGAAAGACAAAAGGTCCAAAGGCATTCACTGAAGTAGATCGGGAAAGGTTTAGAATGGCTTTATCAGGACTTTTGGATAAAAAATAA
- a CDS encoding RICIN domain-containing protein: MMKKRFMSILLTLCMMLTLLPATAMAANNYNAKLKEGWYYLRCMGNYLNLDANGKAELRDKTNTPEGNTKFRVHYWGTGAYGLETQDGRYLGIEGTIKDGVRVKTVAGDPNAGISKDPMFRWDIYSENDKDIWSLRPRMNKDIFMNASGQKSADGTPIILWTHIDRWLCPSFRSPDAPNHGEFRFIHADTSWVDPGAPKTPADGWYQLDVRPSAWDGHRNTIFKRNINIHKNGGAEIDVMSCIPGTYEFYVQNMGNKQITLRMGDGRYLGIADPIKNGVRVKAVKTPYLWNSYSEKKDYGDHDNFSLRPSTNTNMILNVSGQKAEVGTPIILWEYTKMDAPSHAEFTFNVLSKDKVPAKAVTPPVPVVKPGTPSMSIVTATPSKTSFMMNSHSVSVTAAYTINGTNYLQLRAIAALLNGTAAQFDVGWDGQYAVIEPGKPYSSVISETKLQNTTNIRKSDTKFKLNGKVFTFSDARLIAGDTNYLQLREFAQKISGTASQFNIYWDDAVSKAVIQPGVAYTGLVQ; encoded by the coding sequence ATGATGAAAAAGCGATTTATGAGTATCTTACTCACCCTGTGTATGATGCTGACACTACTGCCGGCAACGGCCATGGCAGCTAATAACTACAATGCTAAACTCAAAGAAGGCTGGTACTATCTTCGGTGTATGGGCAACTATCTTAATTTAGATGCGAATGGCAAAGCGGAACTGCGCGACAAAACCAACACTCCAGAAGGAAACACAAAGTTCCGTGTACATTACTGGGGAACTGGTGCATATGGCTTGGAAACGCAGGATGGAAGGTATTTAGGAATAGAAGGTACCATAAAAGACGGAGTACGAGTAAAGACGGTGGCGGGTGACCCAAACGCGGGTATATCCAAAGATCCTATGTTTCGTTGGGACATTTACAGCGAAAACGACAAGGATATTTGGAGCCTCCGCCCACGGATGAATAAAGATATTTTTATGAACGCATCTGGGCAGAAAAGCGCAGATGGAACCCCTATTATTTTATGGACACATATAGATCGTTGGCTTTGTCCGAGTTTCCGCTCTCCTGATGCTCCTAATCATGGGGAGTTCCGGTTTATTCATGCAGATACATCCTGGGTGGATCCCGGAGCTCCAAAAACGCCCGCAGATGGCTGGTACCAGCTTGATGTGAGACCCAGCGCATGGGACGGGCATAGAAACACGATCTTTAAACGCAATATAAACATACACAAAAATGGTGGTGCAGAAATTGACGTCATGAGCTGCATCCCGGGAACTTATGAATTTTATGTGCAAAACATGGGGAACAAGCAAATAACCTTGAGGATGGGGGATGGAAGGTATTTGGGAATAGCTGACCCCATAAAAAATGGAGTACGGGTAAAGGCAGTAAAAACCCCTTATCTTTGGAACAGCTACTCCGAAAAGAAAGACTATGGAGACCACGATAATTTCAGCCTGCGTCCGTCCACGAACACTAACATGATACTCAATGTTTCCGGGCAAAAGGCTGAGGTAGGAACCCCTATTATATTGTGGGAATATACAAAAATGGACGCTCCTTCTCATGCCGAGTTTACATTTAATGTCTTGAGCAAGGATAAAGTTCCGGCTAAGGCTGTAACCCCTCCAGTTCCTGTTGTAAAACCAGGGACACCGTCCATGAGTATTGTAACTGCCACACCAAGCAAGACGAGTTTTATGATGAACAGCCATTCTGTATCCGTCACGGCGGCGTACACCATAAATGGTACTAATTACTTGCAGCTGCGTGCAATTGCAGCACTGCTTAATGGAACTGCTGCACAGTTTGATGTGGGCTGGGATGGACAGTATGCCGTAATTGAGCCCGGCAAGCCGTACAGTAGTGTAATTAGCGAAACTAAGCTCCAAAATACAACGAATATCCGAAAGAGCGACACGAAGTTCAAGCTAAATGGCAAAGTCTTTACATTTTCAGATGCCCGGTTGATTGCCGGCGATACTAACTACCTTCAGCTGCGCGAGTTTGCACAGAAAATATCTGGCACGGCATCGCAGTTCAATATTTATTGGGATGATGCGGTAAGTAAGGCGGTCATCCAGCCCGGCGTGGCTTATACGGGGCTAGTACAGTAG
- a CDS encoding deoxyguanosinetriphosphate triphosphohydrolase: MEIREYIEQREKENLSSFAKLAIKSKGRAIFEPEDPIRTCFMRDRDRVIHSKAFRRLKHKTQVYISPGNDHFRTRLTHTLEVNQIAKTIGKGLRLNEDLIEAIALAHDVGHTPFAHSGEEVLNELMTDGFRHNENSVRVLTEVEQRSEGRGLNLSKEVLDGVLNHRGFDKDINRAETLEGQVVRLSDKVAYVQHDIDDSIRGGILRKCDLPKEPLEILGESHSARITTLVTDAIKHGFHELENSKEPKINLSPKIKKALIDLRTFMFEHIYNGEVCSKERESAMYVIEHLFKYYKKNPERLPLFYQTIAKTEGIERGVADYISGMSDNYCVTIFKELVIPRSFL, encoded by the coding sequence TTGGAAATTAGAGAATATATAGAACAACGGGAAAAGGAAAATTTGTCTTCATTTGCTAAATTAGCAATTAAATCTAAAGGTAGGGCTATCTTTGAACCTGAAGATCCCATTAGAACTTGTTTTATGAGAGATAGAGATAGGGTAATTCATTCTAAAGCATTTCGCAGGTTAAAACATAAAACGCAAGTATACATTTCTCCTGGTAATGATCACTTTCGCACTAGACTTACTCATACTTTAGAAGTAAATCAAATTGCTAAAACTATTGGAAAAGGATTGCGACTAAATGAAGATTTAATTGAAGCAATAGCGCTAGCTCATGATGTAGGACATACCCCATTTGCACACTCAGGGGAGGAAGTATTAAATGAACTTATGACAGATGGATTTAGGCATAATGAAAATAGCGTCAGAGTTTTAACTGAAGTCGAGCAAAGAAGTGAAGGAAGAGGTCTTAATTTAAGTAAAGAAGTACTTGATGGTGTGTTAAATCATCGAGGATTTGATAAAGATATAAATAGAGCCGAGACCCTTGAAGGACAAGTAGTTAGACTTAGTGATAAGGTTGCTTATGTGCAACATGATATTGATGATAGCATTAGAGGTGGAATATTACGAAAGTGCGATTTACCTAAAGAACCATTAGAAATTTTAGGGGAAAGCCATAGTGCAAGAATAACCACATTAGTAACAGATGCGATTAAGCACGGATTTCATGAATTGGAAAATAGCAAAGAGCCGAAGATAAATCTCAGTCCAAAAATTAAGAAAGCATTAATTGATCTTAGGACATTTATGTTCGAACATATTTATAATGGAGAAGTTTGTTCTAAAGAAAGAGAAAGTGCGATGTATGTTATAGAGCATTTATTTAAATACTATAAAAAGAATCCAGAAAGGTTACCATTATTTTATCAAACAATTGCAAAAACAGAAGGAATCGAAAGAGGAGTTGCTGATTATATCTCAGGTATGAGTGATAATTATTGTGTCACTATATTTAAAGAGTTAGTGATACCTCGTTCTTTTTTGTGA
- a CDS encoding LemA family protein → MDVFDFPGSTQAGGLKGSLFSKNRKRRENIMLPTFIAITVIVAVIVLWTISTQRKLVVLDENISNSMSQIGVQLSSRFDALTALLDLTKAYAKHESETLIETIKSRRSVITAKSTPDDVLRQEGVISEALGRIAMVTEQYPELKANQTYIKTMDAVETFENMVRTSRLIYNDSVTKLNREIRMFPISMIAGMLGFQQREYLVEQAGKADMPSMK, encoded by the coding sequence ATGGATGTCTTTGATTTCCCAGGATCAACACAGGCAGGGGGCCTGAAAGGCTCCTTGTTTTCTAAAAACAGAAAGAGGAGGGAAAACATTATGCTGCCAACTTTCATCGCAATCACCGTAATTGTTGCGGTCATTGTTCTATGGACAATTTCCACACAGCGCAAACTGGTCGTGCTTGATGAAAATATCAGCAATTCCATGAGTCAAATCGGGGTGCAGCTGTCAAGTCGTTTTGATGCACTGACAGCTCTTTTGGATTTGACAAAGGCCTACGCAAAGCACGAAAGCGAAACACTGATTGAAACAATCAAATCAAGAAGAAGTGTGATTACGGCAAAATCTACACCAGATGATGTGTTACGCCAGGAAGGAGTGATATCCGAAGCCCTAGGCAGGATTGCCATGGTAACGGAGCAATACCCTGAATTAAAGGCAAACCAAACGTATATCAAAACCATGGACGCAGTGGAAACTTTTGAAAACATGGTGCGCACCAGTCGCCTGATTTACAACGACAGCGTGACCAAGCTCAACCGTGAAATCCGAATGTTCCCGATCTCCATGATTGCTGGAATGTTGGGCTTTCAGCAAAGAGAGTATCTTGTGGAACAGGCTGGTAAGGCGGATATGCCTAGCATGAAATGA
- a CDS encoding sensor histidine kinase, producing MVETAIEFSRYFIALLFGVAVAVNFTGMVRTRKNYLALGCLTIILFILQFVCLQLWGMGMTLKIYPLLSHLPVAVFIALYLKRSWLISLTSMFVSFLCCQPPRWIGTVVGETFNNASMNHIGYIVTAFLMYYFLEKYAVNSIQHLLERSVKSCLLFGAMPAFYYLFDYAGTVYTDFMYSGARTAVQFMPFVTSAFYLVFVLLYYAETQKQASIQRERDMLDTQFRQAQTEFASLRQLQQNAAAYRHDMRHHFALLQGLAAKGHIEELKEYLQTAQSDMDAITPIRFCENETVNLILSAFATKAKQSGILLTVEARLPDSLPFSDTELCSLLSNALENAIHACDNIVDSNERYIKLRVYSKNNKLCIDIRNSYQVEPIFHHGLPVSKEQGHGFGTKSMAHIVEKHGGVFQFSVKDGWFIFQATT from the coding sequence GTGGTAGAAACAGCTATTGAATTCTCTCGTTACTTTATTGCCCTGTTATTCGGTGTGGCGGTTGCGGTCAATTTCACAGGAATGGTACGTACACGGAAAAATTATCTGGCTCTTGGGTGCCTTACCATCATTTTATTTATTTTACAATTCGTCTGCCTGCAGCTTTGGGGCATGGGCATGACACTAAAAATATATCCGCTGCTTTCTCATTTGCCGGTTGCTGTTTTTATCGCCCTTTACTTAAAGCGGTCATGGCTTATTTCACTAACCAGTATGTTTGTCTCCTTCCTGTGCTGCCAGCCACCCCGTTGGATTGGTACTGTTGTAGGTGAAACTTTTAACAATGCTTCTATGAACCATATCGGTTATATTGTGACTGCATTTCTGATGTACTATTTTCTAGAAAAATATGCGGTTAACTCTATTCAGCATCTATTGGAACGCTCTGTTAAATCCTGCCTACTGTTTGGTGCCATGCCAGCCTTTTACTATCTATTCGACTATGCCGGCACTGTTTACACAGATTTTATGTATAGTGGGGCACGCACGGCTGTACAATTTATGCCCTTCGTGACATCGGCATTCTATTTGGTGTTTGTTCTCCTTTACTATGCCGAAACGCAAAAACAGGCTAGCATCCAAAGAGAACGGGATATGCTGGATACGCAGTTTAGGCAGGCGCAGACAGAGTTTGCTTCTCTGCGGCAGCTGCAGCAGAATGCTGCGGCCTATCGGCACGATATGCGCCACCATTTCGCTCTTTTGCAGGGGCTGGCAGCCAAGGGACACATAGAGGAACTCAAAGAGTATCTGCAGACTGCCCAGTCCGATATGGATGCCATAACGCCCATACGCTTTTGCGAAAATGAAACCGTCAATCTGATTTTGTCCGCATTTGCCACCAAAGCAAAACAATCAGGAATCCTGTTGACGGTAGAAGCAAGACTGCCTGACTCGCTTCCGTTTAGCGACACCGAGCTTTGCTCACTATTGTCAAATGCTTTGGAAAACGCCATACATGCCTGTGACAATATAGTAGACAGCAATGAACGCTATATCAAGCTGCGTGTGTATTCCAAAAATAATAAGCTGTGCATTGACATCCGCAACAGTTATCAGGTAGAACCGATATTCCATCATGGCTTGCCTGTATCTAAAGAACAGGGACACGGTTTTGGCACAAAAAGCATGGCACATATCGTGGAAAAACATGGAGGTGTATTCCAGTTTTCGGTCAAGGATGGCTGGTTTATATTTCAGGCAACTACATAA
- a CDS encoding LytR/AlgR family response regulator transcription factor, whose product MLQVAVCDDNIDELSNMVQLINLYRASKNFSCEYAVFPNGFELVSALEKGKRFDIYCLDIIMPGFMGIDVAKEIRGFDKTAPILFFTSSPEFALESYSVKAINYVLKPISKEKLFFTFDEMLEQIKTQKDEDAIIVKSNEGIQKILISNLTFAEVIGRNVLYHLRSGKVIECTESFSSVCDNLLKYGCFIKPHRSYLVNMQYVDTIKNHQVTLQTLSSIPVAQGKAREIKQQYLHYQMEEE is encoded by the coding sequence ATGCTACAGGTTGCGGTTTGTGATGACAATATTGATGAGCTATCCAATATGGTACAGCTCATCAACTTATATAGAGCATCAAAAAACTTTAGCTGTGAATACGCCGTCTTTCCAAACGGATTTGAGTTGGTTTCGGCCTTAGAAAAAGGAAAACGGTTTGATATATACTGTCTGGATATTATTATGCCGGGCTTTATGGGTATTGATGTCGCAAAGGAAATCCGTGGTTTTGACAAAACCGCACCAATTTTATTCTTTACATCATCGCCCGAATTTGCTTTGGAGAGCTATTCAGTGAAAGCGATTAACTATGTACTAAAGCCAATCTCAAAAGAAAAACTGTTCTTCACCTTTGACGAAATGCTAGAGCAGATAAAAACACAAAAAGATGAGGATGCGATTATCGTAAAAAGTAATGAGGGCATTCAAAAAATACTAATCTCCAATTTGACTTTTGCTGAGGTTATCGGGAGAAATGTACTGTATCACCTGCGCTCCGGCAAGGTAATCGAATGTACAGAGTCTTTTTCCTCTGTCTGCGATAATCTTCTGAAATATGGCTGTTTTATCAAACCCCACCGCTCCTATCTTGTGAATATGCAGTATGTGGATACCATCAAAAATCATCAGGTGACCTTACAGACCCTTTCCTCTATCCCTGTTGCTCAGGGCAAGGCGCGAGAGATAAAGCAGCAATATCTGCATTATCAAATGGAGGAGGAATAA
- the dnaG gene encoding DNA primase, with amino-acid sequence MKGYIPQEIIDEITARADIVEVIKEFIPLKKEGRNFKGLCPFHHEKTPSFTVSAEKQIFHCFGCGVGGNVYSFLMKMDNISFPESIKRLGEKTGVAIPETEISASEKNKITKRERLFKINDLTSRFYHKILVDSKQGKLAREYLQKRGINLETINKFKIGYAIDSWDSLLKFMMKKDIKPQELLDLGLISPRKSGNGYYDRFRGRLIFPIWDSRGGVVAFGARILGQGEPKYLNSPDTPLFNKSYHLYGINLAKNNIRDKDMALIVEGYMDVIACYQHGVKNAVASLGTAFTKYQANLLMRYSYNLGICYDADAAGSKASLRGLDVLSDLGCNVSVINLPKGLDPDEYLQKEGKDGLELLIKDGQSLIEYKLTHSMENNEIIAIQGKLKVIEDLAEDLLKMKSFVLRQGAIDLISKKLGLPSETIISELKKINQEVKKAYNFRDTKDNQRDNKTINYDHFNKVEILTLKLIIENNKLFTEIENVGGAKLFTSTLQEFYQEIYKLYLETGEVSSSNFSENKYSNLFAYIMMQENKASNIKKAFFDYLKNLRLLFLETEYNAKKTKLQEAEKNGNVDELNKLLFDIDTILQEKKVIDTLGG; translated from the coding sequence ATGAAAGGTTATATACCACAGGAGATAATCGATGAAATTACTGCCCGCGCTGATATTGTAGAGGTAATTAAAGAATTTATACCTTTAAAAAAGGAAGGCAGGAACTTTAAAGGATTATGTCCATTTCATCATGAGAAAACTCCTTCTTTCACGGTTTCAGCGGAGAAACAAATCTTTCATTGTTTTGGATGTGGTGTCGGAGGAAATGTGTATAGCTTTTTAATGAAAATGGATAATATTAGCTTTCCAGAAAGCATAAAAAGACTAGGAGAAAAAACAGGAGTCGCTATCCCTGAAACAGAAATAAGTGCTAGTGAAAAGAACAAAATAACTAAGCGAGAACGACTTTTTAAAATCAATGACCTTACTTCTAGATTTTATCATAAAATATTGGTTGATTCAAAGCAAGGAAAATTAGCCAGAGAATATTTACAAAAAAGAGGTATAAATCTTGAAACAATTAATAAATTTAAAATTGGTTATGCCATAGATTCATGGGATAGTCTTTTGAAATTTATGATGAAAAAAGACATTAAACCTCAGGAACTTTTAGATTTAGGATTAATCTCACCGCGTAAAAGTGGTAATGGGTATTATGATCGCTTTAGAGGAAGATTGATTTTTCCTATTTGGGATAGTAGGGGAGGGGTAGTGGCTTTTGGGGCTAGGATATTAGGTCAAGGTGAACCTAAGTATCTTAATTCACCTGATACACCTCTATTTAACAAAAGTTATCATTTATATGGCATAAATCTAGCTAAAAATAATATTAGAGATAAGGATATGGCATTAATTGTTGAGGGATATATGGATGTTATAGCCTGTTATCAGCATGGGGTAAAAAATGCTGTTGCTTCATTAGGTACAGCATTTACCAAATATCAAGCAAACCTTTTAATGCGTTATAGCTATAATCTTGGTATTTGTTACGATGCAGATGCTGCAGGTTCTAAAGCTAGTTTAAGAGGTTTAGATGTTTTATCTGATTTAGGATGCAATGTGAGCGTAATTAATTTACCTAAGGGATTAGATCCGGATGAATATTTACAAAAAGAAGGCAAAGATGGTTTAGAACTATTAATTAAAGATGGACAAAGTTTAATAGAATATAAACTAACCCATTCCATGGAAAATAATGAAATTATTGCGATCCAAGGAAAATTAAAAGTTATTGAAGATCTAGCAGAAGACTTGCTCAAAATGAAAAGTTTTGTTTTGCGGCAAGGAGCAATTGATTTAATTAGTAAAAAATTAGGATTACCTTCTGAAACAATTATTAGTGAATTAAAAAAAATTAATCAAGAAGTAAAGAAAGCTTATAATTTTCGGGATACTAAAGATAATCAGAGAGATAATAAGACTATAAACTATGACCATTTTAATAAGGTGGAAATCTTAACCTTAAAATTAATTATTGAAAATAATAAGTTGTTTACTGAAATCGAAAATGTAGGTGGAGCTAAACTTTTTACATCTACCTTACAAGAATTTTATCAAGAAATTTACAAATTATATCTAGAAACAGGCGAAGTGAGCAGCAGTAATTTCTCTGAAAATAAATATAGTAATTTATTTGCCTACATTATGATGCAAGAAAATAAAGCTAGTAATATAAAAAAGGCATTTTTTGATTATCTAAAGAATTTAAGATTACTTTTTTTAGAGACAGAATATAATGCTAAAAAAACTAAGTTACAAGAAGCTGAAAAAAACGGAAATGTAGATGAGTTAAACAAGCTTCTTTTTGATATAGATACAATTTTGCAAGAGAAAAAAGTTATTGATACCCTAGGAGGGTGA